The genomic stretch TGGGCGCGTCGGGTCAGCCAGGAACCGGAGTTCACAGTCCGGCGGTCCGCGAAGTTGAACGCGGCGAGGTCCTGCGCCCCGATCACCTCGTCGTCAAGGATGACGGCGAATTGGATCGTCCAGTTCTGCGGCGAGACCTGGCGGAGGCTCCACTGATACGTCGCGAGGTTCCGCGGCAGCTCCTCCGGAGACGCATCGGTCCATGGGAAGCCAAACGGCATGCGGTCCGAGTTGTGGATGCCATCAAGAGCAGCCTGCGCCAGGGCAGGGAGGTCCTGGTCCCGCACCGGACGCAACACCAGCCGTGGGGTTCGGAGTTCGAGTCCGAACAACGGCCACAGCTTCTCCAGTTCCATACCGGGACGCTACCTGTGCCGGTCACCGCAGCGAGGCGTGTTACGCGCCCAACCGCTGAGTAGCGACCCTCGCATCTGTCCTCTCGCAGCGCCCGGTGATCGATCGGCTACCGGACGCGCGCAGCCCAGATCCCGCGCTTCTCACGGTGCAGGATCCCTGCGTCGGCAAGCGCCCGGAGGTGGGACGGTCGGCTGAGGCAGAGTGAACGGCCCCTGCAGCGACAGCGCGGTCAATTCTTGACACCACGCTGTGGTGTCGTGAAGTCGACCAGTTTGCTGGCGGAAA from Curtobacterium sp. MCLR17_032 encodes the following:
- a CDS encoding GNAT family protein, whose translation is MELEKLWPLFGLELRTPRLVLRPVRDQDLPALAQAALDGIHNSDRMPFGFPWTDASPEELPRNLATYQWSLRQVSPQNWTIQFAVILDDEVIGAQDLAAFNFADRRTVNSGSWLTRRAQGKGVGTEMRAALLLFAFDTLGAEWAESSAAAWNTPSLTVSYKLGYEPNGVTQVSPRAGQPVDEQRVRLSRGAFKRPKWNLQTIGDQPVLAQLGITAS